The Streptomyces sp. NBC_00775 genome includes the window CCTCGGCAGCGACCCGCAGACCCAGGGGGAGTGCGGTGCCCCCGAGGCCGCGCCCGGCGAGAAGTCCCTGAACGCCATCCGTGTCAGCTTCGGTGCGGGTACCCCCGACGAGCACGTCGAGCGCTTCGTCACCGCCGTGCGGGAACTCGTCCGGGACGGTGCGAAGTGGCAGTACCGCACGGAGGACGGCCGCTGCGTTCCCGCGGTCTGAGCCATCGGTTGTGTGTCGGCTGCGGGCCGGTGGGGGCCGTTCGCGCAGTTCCCCGCGCCCCTAAAAGGGGCGCGGGGAACTGCGCGATCTTTTAGGGGGGTCTGGGGGCGCAGCCCCCAGGGATGGGACGGGTAGGGGCGGCGGGGGCGAGAACTAGTTGTCGAGGCCGATCGCGAACGCTGCCTCGAGGTCGTGCTGGGAGTACGTGCGGAAGGCGACGTGGGTGTCCGTGGCCTCGACACCCGGGATCTTGCTGATCCGCCCGGGGATGACGTCCGCGAGGTCGTCGTGGGCCTTCACCCGGACCATGGCGATCAAGTCGTACGTGCCGGTGACGGAGAAGACCTCGCTGACAGCGTCCAGCGCGGCGATCGACTCGGCGATCTCGGGGATCCGGTCCACGCTGGTCTTGATGAGGACGATCGCGGTGATCACGGCTGGTTCTCTCCCTCGGGGGCGGTCGTTGGAGCCTTCACTCTAGTCGCCCGGCCGAAACGCACCCATGCGTAGACGAACCCCAGCGAGAAGCCCACCAGGTGGGCCAGATAGGCGACCCCGGGGCCGGAGGTGTCGCGGCCCGCCGCCAGCCATTGCAGGGTGACCCAGAAGGGCAGCACCACCCAGGCGGGGAAGCGCAGCGGCAGGAAGAAGAGGAACGGGAAGAGACTGGTCACCCGGGCCTTGGGGAACAGGTACAGGAACGCGCCGAGGACCGCGGAGATCGCCCCGGAGGCGCCGACGAGGGACTGCTGCGAGGCGGCGTTGGCGGCGGCGTAGCCCAGCAGGGCGAGGTAGCCGCAGCCGACGTAGAAGAAGGCGAACTGGATGTGGCCCATGCGTTCCTCGGTCATCGCCCCGAAGACGTAGAAGAAGAGCATGTTGCCGAGGAGGTGGAGCCAGCTGCCGTGGATGAACAGGGCCGTGGCGGGGGTGAGGGCTTCGCGCGGGGCTCCGCCGAAGAGGTCGGTGGGCACCACGCCCCAGCGCCGGAAGTAGGCCTGCTGCGCGACCAGCAGCTCGTCCCCGGTGCCGTACGCCGGATTGAGGCCCGCCGCCGGGCCGATCACGAAGATCAGGCAGCACAGGGCGATCAGCCCGTATGTCACCGGTGCGGACTGGTTCCGCATCGCCCTGCCGACCGCCGTCATCGCGTTGCTGATCATGGTGCAGAGCATGGCGTAACGGGACCGATGCGCACAGACCGCCTCGCCGCCGTGGACGGCCGAGCGTCGGGTACCCGCCAGGCCTTAGGGTTACGAGCCACACGCACCGGGAGACTGGCGCTGGACGGACACTAGAAGGAAAGCGACTGCCACATGACGGTTCCCCTGCCGGATGCCAAGACTCGCTGGCGCTGCACGCTCTGCGGCAATCTCACGCGTTTCGACGTGACCCGCTCGTCGAAGGTCGTCGAGTATGTGCACCTCGACCTGGCCGGTGAGCCGAACGTCGAGGAGCGCGAGGTGGTCAGTGAGACCATCGAGTCGGTGCGGTGCCGCTGGTGCAATGCCGTGGATCAGGTGGAACTCGTGGACAGGCCGGGCGCCGGCTCCTGAGGGAGCGGGCCCCGCACGGATATTGGGGTGACGGATGGTGGAGACCACAGGCGGGGAGCCGGACGACGGCGCCGCTGAGGTGCTCGACCGTCCGCTGCCCGACGGCGTGCGCCGGCGGGTCGTACAGATCGTCTCCGATGGGTTCGGTGGGCTGACGATCGGTGAACTGCCCGCCCAATTGCGGCAGTATGCCCGGTTCACACCCAGTCGACGGGCCAAGTTCGCCGGTAACGCGATGGCGGCGGCCCTGGAGACGGAGCCTCTTTTCAGACAGCGCATCGCCGAGAAACTGAGAGAGGCGCAGCCGGAACTCACCGGTGCCCTCGACTCGGGCGCGCCGCCCCCGGCCGCGGATCCGCTGGATGTGGCGGCCGCGGCCTATGTGCTGCGCCCCGCGGGCTGGGTGAAGCTGGTCGCCGCCGCGGGCGAGGAGGCCCTGCGGGCGGACGCCGAGCGTGCCGACGAGGAGAGCCGGGCCGAGCTGGAACGGCTGCGCGAGGAGCTCGCCGAGGCGCGCGGGCAGACCAAGGCCGAAACCGAGCGCATGCGCACGGAGTTGGAGGCCGCGAAGAAGGAAGCGGAATCGCTTCACCGCAAGCTGCGCGGGGCCCTCAGCGACGTCAAGCGCGGCGAGGCGGCCCTCCGCAAGCTCCAGGGCGAGATGGACACCGGCCGGGCGGAGGGGCACGCCCAGGTCTCCGCCGCCGAGAGCGAGACCCGGCGGCTCAAGGCGCGGCTCGCGGAGGCCGAGGCGGCCCTGGAGGCCACCCGCAAGGCGGCGCGCGAGGGGCGCAGTGTCGAGGACATGCGCGTACGGCTGCTGCTCGACACCGTGCTGGAAGCGACCCAAGGGCTGCGGCGGGAGCTGGCGTTGCCACCCGTGTCCGTACGCCCCGCGGAGACCGTGGATGCGGTCGAACCGGGACGGATGACGCCAAAAGACATCGCCGCCCGGGCGTTGTCCGAAAACGATCCCGCGATCCTCGACCAGCTGCTCGCGCTGCCACAGGCGCATCTGGTCGTCGACGGCTACAACGTCACCAAGACCGGCTATCCGCAGATGCCGCTCGAGAAGCAGCGGTTGCGGCTCCTCGGGCAGCTCTCGCAGCTCGCCGCGCAGACCGGCGCCGAGGTGACCTGTGTCTTCGACGGGGCCGAGCTGGCCGCGCCCGTGCTGCTCGCGCCGCCGCGCGGGGTGCGGGTGCTGTTCTCCAAGGCCGGCGTCACCGCGGACGAGTTGATCCGCCAGCTGGTGCGCGCCGAGCCGCCCGGGCGGCCGGTGATCGTCGTCTCCACCGACCGTGAGGTGGCCGACGGCATCGCCAAGGCGGGTGCGCGACCGGTCGCTTCGGTGGTGCTTCTCAAGCGCTTTTCGCGCGGCTGAGCAGCGGCCGCCCATCTGGGCCGTAAGCCTCATAGGCAACGTAAGTCCCATGCGTAACGTCCAGGCGCAATGCCCGAATTGGGCCGACCTTCACGCAACGTAGTGTCAAGCGCGTATTACTGCATGTGAGTTGTCGGCAAAGAATGCGCTCGGTGACCGAGATTTTTCCTATGAGGATTTGAACTGATCACAAGAAGGTCACTAGGGTCAGGCCTCGAACCTCCGCTCGGGTGATCACTCATTGGGAGTGACGGCGAAGGGGCACCGCCCGTCGGCGCATTCGGCAGGCGGCTGAAGGAAGAAGGAGCTCGCCTTCGTGGCGTCCCACCGTCGACCCAAGCAGCCGAGCCGCACCCGTGTGACCGTGCTCACCGCCGCCGCCGCTGCCGTGGCCCTCAGCGCGAATGTGGCCAACGCCGCGCCGAGCGAGAAGCTGAGCAAGGACGAGGTCAAGGCCAAGGTCGACAAGCTCTACGAGGAGGCCGAGCAGGCCACCGAGAAGCTCGACGGGGCCAAGGAGAAGCAGGAGAAGCTGCAGAAGCAGATCAGCACCCTGCAGGACAACGTCGCCCGCGGCCAGGAAGAGCTCAACGAGCTGCGCGACGGCCTGGGTTCGATGGCCAGCGCCCAGTACCGCACCGGAGGCATCGACCCCTCCGTGGCGCTCTTCCTCTCCTCCAACCCGGACGACTATCTCGACCAGGCGTCCACGATGGACCAGCTGAGCGCTCAGCAGGTCGAGGCGCTGAAGAAGGTCCAGGAGAAGCAGCGTTCGCTCGCGCAGCAGCGCAAGGAAGCCGCCGACAAGCTCAAGGACCTCGCCGACACCCGGGCGGAGCTCGCCAAGAAGAAGAAGGAAGTCCAGAACAAGCTCGGTTCGGCGCAGAAGCTTCTCAACACGCTGACCGCCAAGGAGAAGGCGGCTCTCGCGGCCGCCGAGCAGGAGCGCTCCACCCGGGCCAGCGAGCGCGTCGACCTCGGCAACACCAAGTCCGCCTCCGGGCGCGCCGCCGCCGCGTTCTCCGCCGCACAGAGCAAGCTCGGCTCGCCCTACGTCTACGGCGCCTCCGGACCCTCCTCCTTCGACTGCTCGGGCCTGACGTCCTGGGCCTATGCCCAGGCCGGCGTCACCATCCCGCGCACCTCGCAGGCGCAGGCCAGCTACGGCACGCGCATCTACTCGCAGAGCGACCTCCAGGTCGGCGACCTGGTCATCTTCTACGGCGACCAGCATCACGTCGGCCTGTACGCGGGCAACGGCCAGGTGCTGCACGCCCCGCGCACCGGCACGGTCGTGCGCTACGAGTCGATCAGCAACATGCCCTTCCAGTTCGGCGTCCGCATCTGATGCTCCGGCTTCCGGATCTGACGTACGCCCCCTGAAGGGACCCTTCGCCACGCCGCCCAAACGGGCGAATTGCGGTAACTCCCGCTGACCCCACGCCCCGTCGGTGACCTGCGTCTCCGGCGGGGCGTCACTTTGTGTGCCCGCGGAGGTCTTTGGCCGGTGCGTAGTCGCACGGCTACTGTCTGGCGCGTTTCCCCCAACTCCGGGGGACCGTCAGCGGAAGGGAGAGCGGCTACTCGTGGGGTTCCATCGCCGCCTTGCACCGTCCGGCTTCGACCGGGGCGCCGGCGCCGCCGGCATCGCGGCCTGCGTGATGTCCGCCGCGGTCGCGGCACTCGGCGCGCTGCCGGCAGCCGCAGCACCGCAGGACGACACCCGGGCCGAGGTGGACCGCCTCTACGCGCAGGCGGAGAAGGCCACCGAGGCGTACAACAAGGCCGACGAGCGCGCCGACTCGCTGCGCGAGGACATCACCACGGCGCAGGACGAAATCGCCCGCCAGCAGGAACGCATCAACACCATGCGGGACGCGCTCGGTTCGCTCGCCGGGGCCCAGTACCGGTCCGGCGGCCTCGATCCCTCGCTCGCGCTGCTGTTCTCCGACAACCCGGCCGACTACCTCGACAAGGCCGCCGCCCTCGACCGGATCACCGCCCACCAGGCCGGCGAGTTCAAGGACCTCCAGCTCGCCATGCGCGACCTCGCCCAGAAACGCGAGGAGGCCACCGGAAAGCTCGCCGAACTGGAGCGCAGCCGCAAGGCCGTCACCCAGAACAAGCGCACCGTCGAGCGAAAACTGGCCAAGGCGCAGGAGCTGCTCAACTCCCTGCCGTACGCCGAGCGCGCCGCCTACGACCGGGCGTCGCGTTCCGCGCGCGCCGACATGCCCGACCTCGGGGGCGCGGTCCCGTCCTCGGCGCGTGCGGCCGCCGCCGTCGCCGCGGCACGCTCGGCGCTCGGCCGCCCTTATGTGTGGGGTGCCACCGGGCCGAGCGGCTTCGACTGTTCGGGCCTGATGCAGTGGTCGTACGCGCAGGCCGGAGTCGGTCTGCCGCGCACCTCGCAGGAACAGCGGTACGCCGGACGGCAGGTGCCGCTCTCCCAGGCACGGCCGGGTGACCTGGTCACCTACCGCTCGGACGCCAGCCATGTCGGGATGTACGTGGGCAACGGCCAGGTGATCCACGCCCCCTACCCGGGCGCCCCGGTGCGCTACGACCCGGTGGGCATGATGCCGGTCTCGTCCGTGACGCGGGTCTGACCCCCGGGCCAAGCCCGTACGATCGGGAACGTGGCTGGTCGAAGGCGTGCGTCGCGAGCGGGGCTCTCCCTGGTGCTGCTGCTCGCCGTGCTCGTCGGCTGTGGCGGGCGGGCGCCGTCGGACGCGGCGGCGACCGAGGTGCAGCGGGTGCTCGACCGGCGGGCGGTGGCGGTCCTCGACCGGGACGAGCCGGCGTACCGGGCAACGGATCAATCGGCCGCCGGGACCGCCGAGTTCGCGAACCTGGGCGCTGTCCCGCTGACGGCCTGGTCGTATCACCTGACCGACCTCCACCGCTCCGGCGACCGGGCCACGGCCGACGCCGAGCTGCGCTACCGGATCAAGGGGTACGACACCGCGCCCGTCACCGCCGCCCGCACACTGAGCCTGACCCGCACCGACGGCAGCTGGCGGGTCGCCTCAGACGAGCCCGCGAAGAAGTCGGGCGAGCAGCTGTGGGAGCAGGGGGCCGTGAAGGTCGTACGGGGTGCGCACAGCCTCGTCCTGGGGGTCGGGCAGACCGGCGAGCGGCTGCGCGCGTACGCGGACCTCGCGGACCATGCCGTGCCCGCCGTGTCCCAGGCGTGGGGCACCGACTGGTCGCGGCACGTCGTCGTGCTCGTACCGAAGTCGCTGGAGGGGATGGCGGGGCTGCTCGGCGCCCCGGCGTCCGGGTACCGGGGGATCGCGGCGGTGACCACCGGTGAGGCCGGGGGCTCGGCGAAGGCGCCCGCCGACCGGATCATCGTCAACCCCGACGCGTACGGCATCCTCGGCGACTTCGGCAAACAGGTCGTGCTCACCCACGAGACGACGCACGTGGCCACCCGCGCCCACACCACGGCCGCCACGCCCCTGTGGCTCTCCGAGGGCTACGCGGACTGGGTCGGCTACCGCGGCAGCGGGCGGACGGCCACGCAGGTCGCGCCGGAGCTGGAGCAGGCCGTCAGGGAGGGGCGTGTCCCGGCCGCGCTGCCGGTCGACAAGGACTTCGGGTTCTCCGGGGACGCGGCGAAGCTGGCGCAGGCGTACGAGGGCGGCTGGATGGCCTGCCGGCTGATCGCCGACCACTGGGGCGAGGTCCGGCTGAACGACTTCTACCGGGCGGTGGGCGACCACGGGAAGCGGGCCGGGGCGGTCGAGGGCGCGCTGCGGGATGTGCTGGATACGACGCCGGAGAAGTTCACGGAGCAGTGGCGGGCCTACCTCAGGGCTCAACTCGGCTGACGCAGCTGGGAGATCGCCTCGGTGAGCCATGCGCGTTCCGCTTCTCCGGTGGCTCGTGCCACCCGCAGGATGCCCTGGCGGAACAGGTCGTCCGTCTCCTCCGCGCGTACGGGTTCTCCGTCGCGGTAGAAGAAGCTCGCGGGGGTGGTGAGGAAGTCCAGACGGCGCCGCAGAACGGCCGCCTGCTCCCGGGGGTCCGGCAGGTGCCGCAGGAAGGCCAGGACCGTGTTGAAGCGCACCTGGTCGGTGATCTCGGCCTGCTTGGGACGGCGCAGCCGCTCCAGGAGGTCCTCGCGGCCCTGGTCGGTGAGCGACAGGATGCGGCGTGGGGCCGCGCTGCTGCCCGGCTCCGTGTGCTGACTGAGTTTGCCCGCCGTGACCAGCCGCGTGATCGCGGGGTAGAGCGCGCCGTCGCTCACCGGGCGGACGTGTCCGTTGAGCGCCTTGATGCGCTCCTTCAACTCGTAGCCGTGCAAAGGCTCTTCGGCGAGAAAGCCCAGGATCGACAGCTCCAGCATCCGGTTCGGCCCCCTTCTTGAAGTCGTCGTGCGGCCATGGTACCTCTTATCGAGCTACCTCTAAACGAGGTAGCTCGTATCGAGATAGCCTGCCGCACGAGGGAGCCCCTGTGAACGCCCATCGCAAGCAGCTCATAGCGCTCGCCCACCCCGTCTACCTCTCGCTGCTCGCCTCCGTTGCCGCCGGGATCATCAACACCGTCTGGGTCTCCCGGCTCGGCGGCGCCGCCGTGGCCGCCGTCGCCGTCGCCACCAACACCGAGAACGTGCTGCTCGGCGTCGCCCTGGTCTTCGCCTCCGGGACGACCGTCCTGGTCTCGCACGCCAGAGGCGCACGGGATCCGGGCGCGGTCCGGGCGGCCGTACGCGGCGGATGGGCGCTGTGCGCGGTGGTCACGCCGGTGGTCGCCGTGGGCGGATATCTGCTGCGGGAGCCGCTGGCCCGGCTGGTGCTGGGCGGCGACGGGCGCGCCCTGTCACTCGCCGTCGGGTACTTCGCGCTCTCCCTGCCCGGCATCGCCGTCTTCTTCGCGCAGAACCTCGTCGACGGCATCCTGAAGGGCACCGGCGACACCCGCACCCCGATGCGGCTCGCCCTGCTTGCCAACGGTCTGATCCTCGGCCTCGACCCGCTGTTCATCCAGGCGTACGGCGTCCAGGGCGCCGCCGCCTCCACGGTGCTGTGCCGCTGCGTGGCCCTGGCCGTCGGGCTGCTCGCCCTGCGCGGGAACACGCTCCTGCGCCAGGCGGCAGCCGTCCGGCCCTCGGAGGCCACCGGTGCCGCCCTGCGCAGGACCCTGACCACCGGCCTGCCGATGTCCGCCGACTTCACCGTCCGGCAGGGCGGGGCGCTGGTCCTGGTCGCCATCGTGGCCAGGCTCGGGGTGACGGCCGTGGCCGCGTACTCGATCGCCTACAAGGTCATGTACATCGCGACCATGGCGTTCTACTCGGTCCGGCAGGCCGCCTCGATCCACACCGCGCACACGCGGGGCGCGGGCGGGGACGAGCGGGGTGCCATCGGACGCCAGGCCGTGCTCGTCTCGGGAACGGTGGGCGTGCTCGCCGCTTCCCTGCTCGCTCTCCTCGCCCCCTGGATCATGCGGGCCTTCGGCGCCGGACCCGCGGTCGCGCACGACGGAGTCCTCTTCCTGCGCTGTGTCGGGCCCTACCTGCTGCTGATGGCCTGCTTCATCGCGCTCGGCGGGGTCTTCGAGGGCAGCGGGGGAGCGCCGTTGCTGCTCCGGGTGACGCTGACCGGGACGGCGGTCCAGCTCCCGCTCGCCTACGCGCTGTCGGGGCTGGGGCTGCCCGGGATATGCCTCGCGCTGGCACTGTCCATGACGGTGCAGTGCGCCGTGCTGTTCGTGTGGATCGGGCGGCACCGTCAGGAGGACGCGAGGGTCTCCTTGGTGCGGGCGGCCTGAGAGGGGACCGTCGGGGCCGGCTCGGACACCGTGCCCCGCCACAGTTCCAGCGCGGCGAGCAGCGTGGCGATCACCAGCAGACCGTTGCGGGCGAACAGCAGGGTGATGCCGAGCCGGTCGCTGGAGACCACGTGCGAGAACCAGATCGGGAACTCCAGCACGGTCACGAAGCACGCGGCCAGCACCAGACCGACCGGCAGCGCCATGCGGCTGCCGCGGAAGCACAGACAGACGGCCGCGAGCCCGACCAGCCAGACCATGTACTGCGGGCTGATGACCCGGCTGGTGGTCGTGAACATCAGCACGGCCACGAACGCGGCGTCGGCCAGTGTGTGCGGCAGGAACCGCTTGGCGCACAGCCGCCACAGCAGCAGCCAGCCGAAGGCGACCGCGGTGAGCACCAGGGCCGCCGTGCTGACGACATCGACGTACGGGCCGAGGAACTCCACGGAGCCGTAGTTGAGCAGTACCTGGCCGTCCCAGCCGTACTGCCGGGCCACATGGAAGACGAGGGAGCCGAGCGACTCGACCTCGGTGCCGCGGTCGCGCTGGAAGGTCAGGAAGGAGAAGGCGCCGGGCATCGCCATGGCGAACAGCACCGCGATCCCACCGGCGGACACCGCCGCCGCGGTCCACGCCCGGCGCCGGACGGCCCCGACGAGCAGCAGCACCGGCCACACCTTCACCAGCGCGCCGAAGCCCACGAGCATGCCCATCACCCGCGGATGGCGCGCACCGGCGAGCAGCGCCGCGACCGCGACGGCCGTCACCATCACGTCGTAGCGGGCGTACACGGTCGGCCCGAGCAGCGGTACGCCGACCACCCACACCCAGGCGCCGCGCAGACTCTTGCCGGAGCGCAGGCCCGCGTACTGGAGCAGCCCGAACACCACGAAGTCGGCGAGGAAGGCCAGCACGAAGAAGGCCTGCGCGTATGCGAGGAAGGGCAGCAGCGCCGGGGAGAGGATCGCGAGCGCGGCGGCCGGCGGGTACTGCCAGGTGACGTCGTCGAGCGGGAAGGTGCCGTGCTTGAGGACCTCGTACCAGCCCTGGTAGATCACCGAGACATCGCTCGTGACATCCGGGCCGGGGAAGACGTACACCTTGAACACGAAGAGGAGCAGCACCAGCCTGGTCAGGCCCCAGGTTCCCACCAGCGCGAGCACTCCGAACGGGAACCTCTCCCCCCTAGCGCCCTCCATGCCCACCTGGCCCTTGTCCGTCCGGATATCCGTCCGGATGGTCCGTCCGGAACTCATGTGCTGTGCCGCTGCGATTTCGCGGTGCCATGATGTCGCGTCGCCCTGTGTGCGAGCCATCAAGCGCGGCCGTGCGGAGCTGTGAGTATAGGTTCGGTACTGTCGAACACGATGCACAAGACCCTGATCGTGACGAACGACTTCCCGCCCCGCCCCGGCGGCATCCAGGCGTTTCTGCACAACATGGCGCTGCGCCTGGACCCCGAGCAGCTCGTCGTCTACGCCTCCACGTGGAAGCGCGGCCGTGAGGGCGTCGAGGCGACCGCCGCCTTCGACGCCGAGCAGCCCTTCACCGTCGTACGGGACCGCACGACCATGCTGCTGCCGACCCCGGGCGCGACCCGCCGCGCCGTCGGACTGCTGCGCGAACACGGCTGTACGTCGGTGTGGTTCGGGGCGGCGGCACCGCTCGGCCTGATGGCTCCCGCGCTGCGCAGGGCGGGAGCGCGACGGATCGTGGCGACCACGCACGGCCATGAGGCCGGCTGGGCACAGCTGCCCGCCGCGCGTCAGCTGCTCCGCCGTATCGGCGAGTCCACGGACACCCTCACCTACCTCGGCGAGTACACGCGCTCGCGGATCGCCTCCGCGCTGACCCCCGAGGCCGCCGCGCGGATGGTCCAGCTGCCGCCCGGCGTCGACGAGAAGACCTTCCACCCCGGCTCGGGCGGTGACGTGGTCCGGGCCCGGCTCGGTCTGACCGACCGCCCGGTGGTGGTCTGCGTCTCCCGTCTGGTCCCGCGCAAGGGCCAGGACACCCTCATCCTCGCCATGCCGCACATCCTGGCCAAGGAGCCGGACGCGGTCCTGCTGATCGTCGGAGGCGGACCGTACGAGCGGGACCTGCGCAAACTGGCCTACGACACCGGGGTCGCCGACGCGGTCCGCTTCACCGGCGCGGTGCCCTGGTCGGAACTGCCCGCCCACTACGGCGCGGGGGACGTCTTCGCCATGCCGTGCCGGACCCGCCGGGGCGGGCTGGATGTCGAGGGGCTCGGCATCGTCTACCTGGAGGCCTCCGCGACGGGTCTTCCCGTGATCGCCGGCGACTCCGGCGGGGCGCCTGACGCCGTACTCGACGGCGAGACCGGCTGGGTCGTCCGCGGTGGCTCTGCCGAGGAGAGCGCCGACCGCCTTGTCGCCCTCCTCGGCGACTCGGAGCTGCGCCGGCGGATGGGGGAGCGGGGGCGGGCGTGGGTGGAGGAGAAGTGGCGCTGGGACCTGCTGGCCGAGCGGTTGAGGGAGCTGCTGTAGCGCCTAATGGGGTGCCGCTTGGGGGGCATTGGCGACTGCGGGTGAGTGGGGGCTGGTCGCGCAGTTCCCCGCGCCCCCAAAGGGGCGCGGGGAACTGCGCGAGCAACCACTGACGACCCGCAGCCGCCAGAACACCTCCACCCCTACGGCGACAAGGCGCCCCTAGCCCCGGTAAATCGCCTCGATCTCGTCGGCGTAGTCCTTCGCCACAACATTCCGCTTCAGCTTCAGCGACGGCGTGAGGTGCCCCGACTCCTCGGTGAACTGCGAGGACAGGATGCGGAACTTGCGCACCGACTCCGCCTTCGACACCGCGGCGTTGCCATCGTCGATCGCGTCCTGGATCGCGCTCAGCAGATCCGGGTCCTCGCGGAGCGACGCCGCGGTCGAGCCGGCAGGCTTCCCGTGCTCCGCGGCCCAGCGGCCCAGGAACTCCTCGTCGACGGTGACCAGCGCGCCGACGAACGGGCGCCCGTCGCCGACCACCATGCACTCCGCGACCAGCGCGTGCGCACGGATGCGGTCCTCGATCACGGCCGGGGCGACGTTCTTGCCGCCCGCGGTGACGATGATCTCCTTCTTGCGGCCGGTGATACGGAGGTAGCCGTCCTCGTCGAGGGTGCCGATGTCACCGGTGTGGAACCAGCCGTCGGCCAGCGCCTCGGCGGTCGCGGCCTCGTTGTTCCAGTACCCCTGGAACAGGTGCTCGCCGTGCAGCAGCACCTCGCCGTCGTCAGCGATGCGGATCACGGAACCCGGCAGGGGCTGGCCGACCGTACCGATCTTCGTACGGTCCCAGGGGTTGAAGGCGGTGGCCGCGCAGGACTCGGTCAGGCCGTAGCCCTCAAGGACCGTGAAGCCGATGCCGCGGAAGAAGTGCCCGAGGCGCTCGCCGAGCGGGGCGCCGCCGGAGATGGCGTACTCGCCGCGACCACCCAGTACGGCGCGCAGCTTGCTGTAGACGAGTTTGTCGAACGTCTTGTACTTGATCTTCAGGCCGAGGGACGGGCCCGAGGGGGTGTCCAGGGCGCGGCTGTACGCGATCGCCGTGTCCGCCGCCTTGTCGAAGATCTTGCCCTTGCCGTCCGCCTGCGCCTTGGCGCGCGCCGAGTTGTAGACCTTCTCGAAGACGCGCGGCACACCGAGGATCAACGTCGGCCGGAACGCGGCCAGTTCATCGGTGAGGTTCTTGATGTCCGGGACGCAGCCGAGCTTGATCGGCGCCATCATCGGCGCGACCTGCACGAGCCGCCCGAAGACGTGCGCGAGGGGCAGGAAGAGGAGCACCGAACACTCGCCCGTACGG containing:
- a CDS encoding Lrp/AsnC family transcriptional regulator, with translation MITAIVLIKTSVDRIPEIAESIAALDAVSEVFSVTGTYDLIAMVRVKAHDDLADVIPGRISKIPGVEATDTHVAFRTYSQHDLEAAFAIGLDN
- a CDS encoding rhomboid family intramembrane serine protease, producing MISNAMTAVGRAMRNQSAPVTYGLIALCCLIFVIGPAAGLNPAYGTGDELLVAQQAYFRRWGVVPTDLFGGAPREALTPATALFIHGSWLHLLGNMLFFYVFGAMTEERMGHIQFAFFYVGCGYLALLGYAAANAASQQSLVGASGAISAVLGAFLYLFPKARVTSLFPFLFFLPLRFPAWVVLPFWVTLQWLAAGRDTSGPGVAYLAHLVGFSLGFVYAWVRFGRATRVKAPTTAPEGENQP
- a CDS encoding NYN domain-containing protein; this translates as MVETTGGEPDDGAAEVLDRPLPDGVRRRVVQIVSDGFGGLTIGELPAQLRQYARFTPSRRAKFAGNAMAAALETEPLFRQRIAEKLREAQPELTGALDSGAPPPAADPLDVAAAAYVLRPAGWVKLVAAAGEEALRADAERADEESRAELERLREELAEARGQTKAETERMRTELEAAKKEAESLHRKLRGALSDVKRGEAALRKLQGEMDTGRAEGHAQVSAAESETRRLKARLAEAEAALEATRKAAREGRSVEDMRVRLLLDTVLEATQGLRRELALPPVSVRPAETVDAVEPGRMTPKDIAARALSENDPAILDQLLALPQAHLVVDGYNVTKTGYPQMPLEKQRLRLLGQLSQLAAQTGAEVTCVFDGAELAAPVLLAPPRGVRVLFSKAGVTADELIRQLVRAEPPGRPVIVVSTDREVADGIAKAGARPVASVVLLKRFSRG
- a CDS encoding C40 family peptidase — protein: MASHRRPKQPSRTRVTVLTAAAAAVALSANVANAAPSEKLSKDEVKAKVDKLYEEAEQATEKLDGAKEKQEKLQKQISTLQDNVARGQEELNELRDGLGSMASAQYRTGGIDPSVALFLSSNPDDYLDQASTMDQLSAQQVEALKKVQEKQRSLAQQRKEAADKLKDLADTRAELAKKKKEVQNKLGSAQKLLNTLTAKEKAALAAAEQERSTRASERVDLGNTKSASGRAAAAFSAAQSKLGSPYVYGASGPSSFDCSGLTSWAYAQAGVTIPRTSQAQASYGTRIYSQSDLQVGDLVIFYGDQHHVGLYAGNGQVLHAPRTGTVVRYESISNMPFQFGVRI
- a CDS encoding C40 family peptidase; protein product: MGFHRRLAPSGFDRGAGAAGIAACVMSAAVAALGALPAAAAPQDDTRAEVDRLYAQAEKATEAYNKADERADSLREDITTAQDEIARQQERINTMRDALGSLAGAQYRSGGLDPSLALLFSDNPADYLDKAAALDRITAHQAGEFKDLQLAMRDLAQKREEATGKLAELERSRKAVTQNKRTVERKLAKAQELLNSLPYAERAAYDRASRSARADMPDLGGAVPSSARAAAAVAAARSALGRPYVWGATGPSGFDCSGLMQWSYAQAGVGLPRTSQEQRYAGRQVPLSQARPGDLVTYRSDASHVGMYVGNGQVIHAPYPGAPVRYDPVGMMPVSSVTRV
- a CDS encoding PadR family transcriptional regulator, whose translation is MLELSILGFLAEEPLHGYELKERIKALNGHVRPVSDGALYPAITRLVTAGKLSQHTEPGSSAAPRRILSLTDQGREDLLERLRRPKQAEITDQVRFNTVLAFLRHLPDPREQAAVLRRRLDFLTTPASFFYRDGEPVRAEETDDLFRQGILRVARATGEAERAWLTEAISQLRQPS
- a CDS encoding MATE family efflux transporter, which gives rise to MNAHRKQLIALAHPVYLSLLASVAAGIINTVWVSRLGGAAVAAVAVATNTENVLLGVALVFASGTTVLVSHARGARDPGAVRAAVRGGWALCAVVTPVVAVGGYLLREPLARLVLGGDGRALSLAVGYFALSLPGIAVFFAQNLVDGILKGTGDTRTPMRLALLANGLILGLDPLFIQAYGVQGAAASTVLCRCVALAVGLLALRGNTLLRQAAAVRPSEATGAALRRTLTTGLPMSADFTVRQGGALVLVAIVARLGVTAVAAYSIAYKVMYIATMAFYSVRQAASIHTAHTRGAGGDERGAIGRQAVLVSGTVGVLAASLLALLAPWIMRAFGAGPAVAHDGVLFLRCVGPYLLLMACFIALGGVFEGSGGAPLLLRVTLTGTAVQLPLAYALSGLGLPGICLALALSMTVQCAVLFVWIGRHRQEDARVSLVRAA
- a CDS encoding glycosyltransferase family 87 protein codes for the protein MEGARGERFPFGVLALVGTWGLTRLVLLLFVFKVYVFPGPDVTSDVSVIYQGWYEVLKHGTFPLDDVTWQYPPAAALAILSPALLPFLAYAQAFFVLAFLADFVVFGLLQYAGLRSGKSLRGAWVWVVGVPLLGPTVYARYDVMVTAVAVAALLAGARHPRVMGMLVGFGALVKVWPVLLLVGAVRRRAWTAAAVSAGGIAVLFAMAMPGAFSFLTFQRDRGTEVESLGSLVFHVARQYGWDGQVLLNYGSVEFLGPYVDVVSTAALVLTAVAFGWLLLWRLCAKRFLPHTLADAAFVAVLMFTTTSRVISPQYMVWLVGLAAVCLCFRGSRMALPVGLVLAACFVTVLEFPIWFSHVVSSDRLGITLLFARNGLLVIATLLAALELWRGTVSEPAPTVPSQAARTKETLASS